In Callospermophilus lateralis isolate mCalLat2 chromosome 19, mCalLat2.hap1, whole genome shotgun sequence, the following are encoded in one genomic region:
- the LOC143385425 gene encoding uncharacterized protein LOC143385425, producing the protein MSAYYRNNSLNGDTEHPDYSRSQGRTRGHLKTQDYPDFSGPWDNPDYPSTRRNPFSAGSRTNPDYPASLAEPDYSGSPSKPDYPGARNNPYSEDSRTNPDYHGSLPEPDYIESQSHPYHPGSSREPDYPGSQRNPAFASSRSSGNYPGSRVNPGYLESLANPDYPGAQDNSNHSGPRANSNHPGSRRNQEPAGSRINSYIDDPEEPDYPGAENQTNFPHIWGDPDYPSAEDYRNSPNIFEEPDYPGAESVRGYGSSETREMTRR; encoded by the coding sequence ATGTCAGCCTACTACAGGAATAACAGCCTCAACGGCGACACAGAGCACCCTGACTATTCAAGGTCTCAAGGCCGTACTCGAGGGCATTTAAAAACTCAGGATTATCCAGATTTCTCAGGTCCTTGGGACAATCCAGACTATCCCAGCACCAGGAGAAATCCATTCTCTGCAGGCTCCAGAACAAATCCAGACTATCCTGCATCTTTAGCAGAACCAGATTATTCTGGATCTCCAAGTAAACCAGATTATCCTGGTGCCAGGAACAATCCCTATTCTGAAGATTCCAGAACAAATCCAGACTATCACGGATCTCTGCCAGAGCCAGATTATATTGAATCTCAGAGCCATCCATACCATCCAGGCTCATCCAGAGAACCAGATTACCCTGGATCTCAAAGAAATCCTGCATTTGCAAGTTCCAGAAGTAGTGGAAACTACCCAGGTTCCAGGGTAAACCCAGGTTATTTGGAATCCCTGGCAAATCCTGACTACCCGGGAGCACAGGACAACTCTAACCATTCTGGCCCCAGAGCCAATTCCAATCATCCAGGCTCCAGAAGGAATCAAGAACCTGCTGGTTCCAGAATCAATTCATATATAGATGACCCAGAAGAGCCTGATtatccaggtgctgagaatcaaactaacTTTCCACACATTTGGGGGGATCCAGACTATCCCAGTGCTGAGGATTATCGGAATTCTCCAAACATTTTTGAGGAACCTGATTACCCAGGAGCCGAGAGTGTTCGTGGTTATGGCTCTTCTGAGACCCGGGAAATGACCAGGAGGTAA